Sequence from the Paramisgurnus dabryanus chromosome 3, PD_genome_1.1, whole genome shotgun sequence genome:
TGCAGGTTGAAATATTAAAGTGAAGTGAATCTCTACAGAGGTCTGTGTTGAAGTTGTGATCATGGCAGAAACAGATCTGTCGTCTCCATCCGATTCATCTCTCCGGTCTCCTCCATCAACACCTCTCTCATTATCCTTCCCCATCCTGAGAGACAGCAGTCGGGTGTGGGAGTGGGACAGAAGAACGCTGAAGTCTGGGGATTTACTCAGTCCACTGCCCACCAAACGCACACGATCATACTCAGCgtaagacacaaacacacacaatacaaGTGTTTACACACCAGAGAAAGATCAGATAcaggagatttatttatttatttatctctttctctgtgTGCAGGACCGTTCGGGCAAACGCAGGCCCTGTCTTTAAGGGTGTATGTATCAGTTTCTGCAGGTCTCAGGGTCATGGTTACATCAGACCGGCTAATGGTGGAGAAGACATCTTTGTGCAC
This genomic interval carries:
- the csdc2b gene encoding cold shock domain-containing protein C2 encodes the protein MAETDLSSPSDSSLRSPPSTPLSLSFPILRDSSRVWEWDRRTLKSGDLLSPLPTKRTRSYSATVRANAGPVFKGVCISFCRSQGHGYIRPANGGEDIFVHISDVEGEYVPMEGDEVTYKVCSIPPKNLKVQAVEVTITHLKPGTKHETWSGQIITS